GCTCACCGCCTCGGCCGCGCGCTACGACGCCGAGGAGCGCAACGCCTATGCCATGTCGGGCAGCGTGATTGCTTCCAACCTTTACGCGCCCACCGCGTCGTTCGCGCCACCGGCCAATCTCTTCACGGGCGGCAGGCTGGACAGCCCGCTTCGCGTGGGCGACGTCAAGACCGGCAGCTTCGCCATTGCGGACACCTTGTCTTTTGCGGAGGACCGCGTGCTCGTCACCCTCGGCGCGCGGCGCCAGTCGATCGAGCAGATCAGCTACGACTACAACACCGGCGCCGAGACCAGCCGCTACGACAAGTCGAAGACCACGCCGGTGGCCGGCATCGTGTTCAAGGCCACGCCGAACCTCTCGCTCTATGCGAACTACATCGAGGGGCTGACCAAGGGCGACGTGGCGCCGACCTCCACCTCCGGCGGGCAGCGCGTCGTCAACGCCGGCCAGGTGCTCGCGCCCTACGCGTCGAAGCAGAAGGAAATCGGCATCAAGTACGACGGCGGCAATCTCGGCGGCGGCATCGCGTTCTTCACCACCGGTCAGCCGCTGCCTTATGTCCAGAACCAGACCTACGGCACCTACGGCGAGCAGCGCAACCGGGGCCTCGAGTTCTCGGTGTACGGCGAGCCCATGAAGGGCCTGCGCCTGCTCGGCGGCCTGACGCTGCTCGACGCCGAACAGCGCCGCACGCCGGGCGGTGCGACCGACGGCCGCGACGCGATCGGGGTGCCGAAGACGCAGTTCAATCTCGGCGCCGAATGGGATGTGCCGGGCGTGCGCGGCCTGGCGCTCAATGCACGCCTGATGCACACCTCGAAGCAATACGCCAACGCGGCCAACACGCAGGTCGTGCCCTCGTGGAACCGTGTCGACATCGGCGCGCGCTACCTGGTCGACATCGGCAACGGGCGGCTGCTGACGCTGCGCGGGCGTATCGACAACCTGTTCAACAAATCGTATTGGGCGTCGGCGGGCGGCTTCCCGGGATCGAACTACCTCGTGCAGGGCGCACCGCGCACCTTCGTGGTCAGCGGCACGATCGATTTCTGACGGCGCGGCCGGCCGATGCCGGGCCGGCCTGCCTCAGCGGGCCGGCGCTGCGAGGTGCGCTTCGAGCGCATCGACGAACATCGCCGGCACGTCGAAACCGGTCTGCTCGGTGATCTCCTGAAAGCAGGTCGGGCTGGTCACGTTGATCTCGGTCACGGAGTCGCCGATCACGTCGAGCCCGATCAAGAGCAGCCCGCGCGGCGCGAGCACGCGGCCGATGGCCTCGGCGATCTCGCGGTTGCGCGGTGTGAGCGGCTGCGCCACGCCCTTGCCGCCGGCCGCCAGGTTGCCGCGCACCTCGGTGCCTTGCGGAATGCGCGCCAGCACGAAGGGCGCCGGTTCGCCTGCGATGATCAGGATGCGCTTGTCGCCCTGCACGACCTCCGGCACGAAGCGCTGCACCATGATGGTTTCGGCGCCGTCCTTGTTGAGCGTCTCGACGATGGAGCCGAGGTTCAGCGCATCCTGCTTCACGCGGAAGATGCCCATGCCGCCCATGCCGTCGAGCGGCTTCAGGATGATGTCGCCGTGCTCGGCATGGAAGTCGCGCACGGCCTGCGCGCTGCGGGTGACCAGCGTGGGCGTGACGAACTGCGGAAACTCCATGATCGCGAGCTTCTCGGGATGGTCGCGCAGCGCGCGCGGCGTGTTCACCACGCGCGCGCCTTCGCGCTCGGCCTGTTCGAGCAGGTGCGTGGCGTAGATGTACTCGGCATCGAACGGCGGGTCCTTGCGCATCAGCACCGCGTCGAAGTCCTTCAGCGCCTTCGATTCGCGGATGTCCTCGCGGTACCAGGCCTTGCTGTCTCCGGTGAGCGTGATCTGCTGCACGTTGGCCGTGACCCGTCCGCCGGACACCCACTGGATGTCCTGCGGCAGGCAGGCTGCAATGCGATAGCCGCGGCGCTGCGCCTCGCGCATCATCGAGAAGGTGGTGTCCTTGTAGATCTTGAAATGATCGAGCGGGTCGGCGACGAAGAGGATGTTTTTCATCAGGGAGTCTTTCCGGCGCCGGGTGCGGCCGCCATGTTGCTGCTGTCTGGCGCGATGTTGCCGGAAGCGGCGATGTCCTTGCCGGTGGAGGCCTTTGTCTTCGTGCGCCCGGCCTGCTGCACCGCGAGTGCCAGCGCGCCGGCCACCACGCCCCAGAAGGCCGAGCCGATGCCGAGGATGGCCACGCCCGAGAGCGTGACCAGGAAGGTGATGACCGCGGCCTCGCGGTGCGGCTCGTCGCGCACCGCGCCAGCCAGTCCGCTGCCGATGGTGCCCAGCAGTGCCAGGCCGGCAATGGCGGCCACCAGCTCCTTCGGAAACGCCGTGAGCAGCCCGGTGACCGCCGCGCCGAAGAACGCGATCACCACGTAGATGGCGCCGCAGCTTGCGGCCGCCGTGTAGCGCCGAGTCGGGTCTTCATGCGCCTCGCGGCCCATGCAGATGGCGGCGCTGATCGCGCCCAGGTTCAGCGCAAAGGCACCGAAGGGCGCGAGCACCAGCGTCGCAAGCCCGGTGATCGTGATGAGCTTGCTGACCGGCAGATCGCCGTAGCCGGCCGCGCGGATCGTCGCCACGCCCGGCAGGTTCTGCGAGGCCATGGTGACGATGAAAAGCGGCAGGGCCAGGCTCACGATGGCCTGCCAGCTGAACACCGGCATGGTGAACACCGGCCATGTGAGCGAGAACTGCACCGCCGCCCCGCTCAGCTCACCGCGTGCCGCCACGAAGGCCACGGCGGCCAGCAGCGTGAGAGGCACCGCATAGCGCGGCAGCATCCGCTTCGCGACCAGGTAGACGCCGAGCATCAGCAGCACCAGCGGCAACGCTGTTTTCGCCGCGCTGAATGCATCGAGCCCGAAGCGCGCGAGCACACCCGCGAGCAGGGCCGAAGCGATGGCCATCGGAATCCTGTTCATCACACGCTCGAACCACCCCGTGGCCCCCGCGAGCACGATCAGCGCGGCGCAGACGATGAAGGCGCCTACCGCCTCGCCCATGCCATAGGTGCCGGCCGCCACGGCCAGCACGGCGGCGCCCGGCGTGCTCCAGGCGATCATCACCGGCTTGCGCCACCACAGAGACAGCACGATGGATGGCAGGCCCATCCCGATGCCCAGCGCCCACATCCACGAGGCCGCGATCTCGGGCGTGGCGCCGAAAGCCTGCGCGGCCTGGAACACGATGGCCACCGAACTCGTGAAGCCCACGAGCACCGCGACGAAGCCCGCCGTGAAGGCGGAAAGGCTCAGATCCTTGAAGAAACGCATCGGGCGATTGTGCCGGGGCCGCGGAGTTCCAGCGCCGCCGATTCGGCGCAGGAATTGCTACGACATCGTCATCCCCCCGCCATGCACCGCATGGCCTCCTGCTGGAGAACCCCATGGACCTGCTTGCTTCGCCCGACGCGCCCACATCGCCTGGCCCTGCCACACCCGCCGAAATCGTCGATGA
The Variovorax paradoxus genome window above contains:
- the gshB gene encoding glutathione synthase; amino-acid sequence: MKNILFVADPLDHFKIYKDTTFSMMREAQRRGYRIAACLPQDIQWVSGGRVTANVQQITLTGDSKAWYREDIRESKALKDFDAVLMRKDPPFDAEYIYATHLLEQAEREGARVVNTPRALRDHPEKLAIMEFPQFVTPTLVTRSAQAVRDFHAEHGDIILKPLDGMGGMGIFRVKQDALNLGSIVETLNKDGAETIMVQRFVPEVVQGDKRILIIAGEPAPFVLARIPQGTEVRGNLAAGGKGVAQPLTPRNREIAEAIGRVLAPRGLLLIGLDVIGDSVTEINVTSPTCFQEITEQTGFDVPAMFVDALEAHLAAPAR
- a CDS encoding benzoate/H(+) symporter BenE family transporter; this translates as MRFFKDLSLSAFTAGFVAVLVGFTSSVAIVFQAAQAFGATPEIAASWMWALGIGMGLPSIVLSLWWRKPVMIAWSTPGAAVLAVAAGTYGMGEAVGAFIVCAALIVLAGATGWFERVMNRIPMAIASALLAGVLARFGLDAFSAAKTALPLVLLMLGVYLVAKRMLPRYAVPLTLLAAVAFVAARGELSGAAVQFSLTWPVFTMPVFSWQAIVSLALPLFIVTMASQNLPGVATIRAAGYGDLPVSKLITITGLATLVLAPFGAFALNLGAISAAICMGREAHEDPTRRYTAAASCGAIYVVIAFFGAAVTGLLTAFPKELVAAIAGLALLGTIGSGLAGAVRDEPHREAAVITFLVTLSGVAILGIGSAFWGVVAGALALAVQQAGRTKTKASTGKDIAASGNIAPDSSNMAAAPGAGKTP